The nucleotide sequence ATACATTCAGTTCACATGCAAGGCTACCTAGTAGTAATTTGGACAAAAAGCAACAACACATTTAGGAGCAAGCAACGAGATTTCCTTGGCTATGCCTTGGTTTACTCAATAAGACAGTCAGACGTGACCATATGGAGGAATGCCTGCCTTTGCCTTGTTGACCCATGAGGCCATGCATGACAAAACAATGCCCCGCCGCCGAATGCAGAACGCCTCGATCTCCTGCAGTTGGAAGGGCCACAAGGCACGTCTTTGACGCGCGCTTCTTGCCACTTTTCGCGGGCGAAGCGATATGATATGATTCATCTCGCTCAAGGAAACTGATGACTGGCAGAGATCGAATCACGGCGCTATACGGCGGTGTCTCGCTTAGAGCTGAACACAGGCTGACGCCTGACGGTACTAGAAAAAGTGCCAGGCTACTACGGCCACTACTAAGGATTAGTACTACTGAAGCCGATCGGCCATGGTCACGTCTGAAGAAAACGGCCGACGAGCAGGGGTTGAGTAAAGCGTGCAGGGATTTACCAAGAACAGGCTGAATTCCTTGCGTGATAAAATGGGGCTCTCTGCGGACAAGGCAACCCCCCAAAAAAAACGGTGAAAATTAATAGTACGGGAAAGAGATGGGCGACGGTCACCGTTGATGGCGATGCCTGGCCTTGTGATGCATCTACCTAAGATACCTGCACGAGTGACATCACGTGAGCAAGACGTGCACACCCGCCCCCACCCTTTTGTTCTGCACATCAGCTGTAAGCCACACTATACTGCTCGGCCCCTTTCTGAGCTCTATAAATCGCACCAACCCCCCCTCCCTCGTTCCaccaccattgccatcatcccCTTCCTCTCGCCTGGCCTCCTCGATCACACGAGCAGCTAGCTGCCTCGGCTTGTCGCGTTGCGTACATACGTCAGTAGAGGCCATCTATCGATCGAGTAGCTGGTGAGGAGGGAAGAAATGGTTAGTGCGTATATACTCTGTTATTAATTTCTCCATCGTCGTTCTTGTGTGTTGATTCATGCATCATCTCCTTCTCATCAGCACACATGCTACAAGCAGTTTCTCAGCTGTTTGTGTTTTCCTGGAATTGTCAGAATAGCCAGGTTTTATTGATGCATGTGGAAGTGGAGCATTTATAGGAGCTTGTAGTAGAGTGACACTGTCAACTAACAGTATCTAGCTCGATCGATGGCCGCAGTCTGCAAACGACGGCGACATGAAGATGAGGGCGATCGTCGGGGAAGGAGGGGAGGTGAGCGCGCCGACGCCGAAGCAGGACAAGTGCTGTGAGTACACGCTCGACGGCTCCGTCGATTTCAAGGGCCGGCCGGCGGTCAAGGGGAAATCGGGAGGATGGCTTGCCGGTGCTCTAATCCTTGGTATTATTCTGCTGTTCAACCTTTCTGCAGTTAATTAATCTCCTACCACACAAAATCAACCTACCGGAAGGAAATTAAAGAAGAGATTTTTTACGTCGTGGGCCTCTTTGAAACGTCATGAATGCGCGAGTCACTCTGAAGTGCTGCTCCTCGAAGTGGCGGTAGACACCCGGTCCTTTTGTTTATGCGTGATTCTGCATGCCGAGGTGACATCGGCCATGCAACGCCCGGAACTGGGGGGTTCCTGGTCACGGGAAGGCTGCTTGGACGCATTACTAGCGCCACattttagctagctagctagcaatcTATCTATACTGTCTGTAGCTAGCAGTGACTAGTGATAATGTGTGGCTGCCATAAGCTAGTACTCTCAATAGCTTGGTACTGAAACTaaagccccctttggcacggctcatccaaaacggtttcactagtgaagccaaagccgatgaagcaaaaaaaaaactggttttttccggcttctagttcattttaaccccggcttacaaaacggttTCACGCTACAGTgtctcgatttgcgcaaaatagatgaaaccgaagccggcataagccgtgccaaagaggccctaaagcGATGAATCGATGTGCTTTGGCTGTCCGGCCGGTTCTGCATTGCTTTCAATGGGGAAGTGCCGAAAGCCGAGTTTCCCCGTACTGTTTGTGGGTGCTTGTCGATCACCTTTTTGCCGGTACTATGTGTGTACGCTGACGTCTGTCGATTAGCCTCAGACCCGGCCTTACTTGACACGTCGTGAAAAGGTTTGTTGATGACTAGTGGAAATCGATTGGtttgaaagaaaagaagaagaggaagaagattaGTAGTGGAAATCTACGCGCTGACGGTGGTGGGTTTAATTTGTATATGGTATTGCAGTGAACCAGGGCCTAGCGACGCTGGCCTTCTTCGGCGTGAACGTGAACCTGGTGCTGTTCCTGACGCGGGTGCTGGGGCAGAGCAATGGCGACGCCGCCAACAACGTCAGCAAGTGGACGGGCACCGTGTACATGTTCTCCCTCATCGGCGCCTTCCTCAGCGACTCCTACTGGGGACGCTACAAGACCTGCGCCATCTTCCAGGCCATCTTTGTGCTCGTAAGTCGCACACGTCTAcacctagatatatatatatattcatgagGCCTCTATATTCATTCATCGACCTGCCAAATCTACCGATTTTCGTGTGTCAGAAAGAGTTCTCCATCGATCTGCCACCAATCTACCGATCAGCGTGTGTCGGAAAGAGTTTTCACGTTGCCAGCGACGACTTACGGCTCTATATACCATACCGGCGGTCCCCTGTTTCTACTTTTGTCCCTGCCTACCTAAGCTTTTGCTGCAGGAATCATTGGTTCCTGTGATGTATACGTGCTAGCAAACACACATGTTCTTTGTATTATGTACCTACAATACAAAGGCATTTCGTTCGTCCGCATGGACAGCTGAAGTGGACGGTTCATGAGTTTGTGGCGGGAATGCGGATCCATGCATGGACCAGATACATCATTGTTGTGTACTACCACGTACTCCACACGTACATCGATCAAAGATTACACGGCCGGCTGACTAGTGGCTGTCACGCTTGCTTGCTGCAGGGCCTCGCGCTGCTGTCGGTGTCGTCGCACCTCTACCTAATCAGGCCGGACGGGTGCGGGATGGAGCACGCGCCCTGCGGCCCGCACTCCGGCGAGGAGCTGGGGATCTTCTACATCGCGCTGTACATGATCGCCTTCGGCAACGGCGGGTACCAGCCCAACATCGCCACCCTGGGCGCCGACCAGTTCGACGAGGACGACCCCGCCGAGGCGCACTACAAGGTCTCCTTCTTCAGCTACTTCTACCTCGCCCTCAACCTCGGCTCGCTCTTCTCCAACACATTCCTCAGCTACCTCGAGGACAAGGGCAGCTGGGAGCTCGGCTTCTGGGcctccgcagccgccgccgccaccgcgctcCTGCTTTTCCTCAGCGGGACGCTCCGGTACCGCTGTTTCCAGCCCGGAGGGAACCCGATCGGGAGGATTTGCCAGGTCGCCATCGCCGCGTGCAGGAACTGGAAGGCGGGCGCGTCGACCGGAGTGGTTTGCCTGTACGAGGGCGACGAGAAGGCGGATGCCGCCGGTGGCAGGAAGCTTCTGCACACGCAAGGGTTCAGGTACGTGCAGGTGCAGGTACTATGCACGACGAACGAACTGATCTCGGCCGCCGTGCACGCACGCACCAATGCAATCTGACTCGAACCGCCTGCCATGCAGTTTCTTGGACCGCGCGGCGCACGCGGACACGGACTCGAAGCTCGGCGCGCGCGACCCCTGGAAGCTGTGCACGGTGCCGCAGGTGGAGGAGGTCAAGACCATCCTGAGGCTCCTCCCCATCTGGCTCTGCACCATCCTCTACTCCGTCGTCTTCACCCAGATGGCCTCGCTGTTTGTCGTGCAGGGCGCCGCAATGCGCCGCACCACCCCGTTCTCCGGCTTCTCCGTCCCGCCCTCCAGCATGTCGGCCTTCGACATCCTCACCGTCGCCACCACGATTTTCTTGTACGGCCGCGCCATCTGCCCGTTCCTGGCGCGGCTCACCGGCCGCCCGGCTGGCCCCACCGAGCTGCAGAGGATGGGCCTCGGCCTGGTCGTGGGTGCcctggccatggccacggccggGACGGTCGAGCACTTCCGGAAGGCCAGGGCCGCCGCGGCGATGAGCAGCGACCTGCATATCATGTGGCAGGTGCCGCAGTACGCGCTGATCGGCGTGTCGGAGGTGATGATGTACGTCGGGCAGCTCGAGTTCTTCAACGGCCAGATGCCCGACGGGCTCAAAAGCTTCGGGAGCGCGCTCTGCATGATGTCCATGTCGCTCGGCAACTACTTCAGTGACGTCATCGTGAGCGCGGTGACCAGGCTCACCACGACGCAAGGGCGGTCCGGGTGGATCCCGGCTGACCTCAACGAGGGCCACCTCGACAAGTTCTACTTCCTGCTCGCCGTGCTGGCCGTCGCGGACTTCGCGGTGTACCTCGTGTGCGCGAGCCGCTACGGGAGCGGCAAGGTGGACGGGAGGAGcagcgacgacgaggaggagggagCGGCCGGTCAGGTATCCCCGCCGGCTTACGCATGACCATCACCGGCCGGCCGCCGGGCGTCGTACGTATGTCGTTCTTGTCTTCTTGAGGTGGAGGCTGGCAGGCTGCAAATCTCGAGGGCCATTGGTTGACGGAGTTCTTCCATTGATGACGATAGCACATGGGCGCGGGCACGGTGATGGTATGACTAAAGAATAAGCACTCAGGCTCCAACAACACCAtctaaaatacaagactcattcgtaCTTTggatagcgctacaggcaaaaggttcaatacctattcggtATTTTCTCCAACAacgagacccaaaagagaatcttttctgcaaatgggttttcaggagagAGAATACCCATATTTTAGTTGTGTctctcagacaacccaaaatagatctTCCGTATATGTACTCTGTTGAAGGCTAATTTTAAATCTCTTACTACCCATTTTAGATTTGGATCTCCTAGTAGAGACAGTCAGCTAGCTACATACTACATGCTGCTGCGTCATGCTCGCGTTTTTTTGGCCAATGTAACAACAGACCACGACTGTTGCTGACCAAGACTGTTCTTTCTGTCGATGCGCGGTCTACATTAGTTTGCTCATGCAAAATTCAATATTAGAGCTAAAAATTGTTCTAAAAATCAGCTGCGGTTGACTAACTAGTTGGCTAACAACTAATTTAAGACTGGCTAAAAAAATTAGCCCACCTATTAGTTCTTCTTTTTGGATGTACTAAAGCAAATTTAAGCTAAATAAAATTAACTAGCCAGTAATTAGCTCATGACATCAAACATGCCCTTAATATTATATATTATAGTATCATATAAAAGTGCAGATAATTCTTTCTCTTGTTCTCACTCCCCCTTCTTCTGTTCTCACTCCCTCATTTGTCCGTCAATTACTCTCAATTTTCTCACTTTGAATTTGAAACTGCAAAGCCTTTATTGCCACCACACCACTTGTGTCATAGCTTAGCGCCCGAGCCCGTTCACATCGCGACGCGCGTGCAAGGATAGATCTTGCCTTCCATCTTTCTTAAACTCCCAACAAGTACGCACAATAGTTATCTATTTAACTGTTGAGTCAATCTCCATTGTATTAGTATTTATTATGAGTCCtggaatttatttgatttaaagTTAGACCAAGACAAATTAAATCCAACAATCATAAAACATCTTTTTGAAACCCACTGCAACCAACGATAGAAGTATAATTGAAAAGGAGAATATTTTAGTTATGGGGGTGCACTGTCGTCCATACCGGACTACTAGTCCAGTTTTGGCGCACCCCGTCCCGACTCTGAATTTTTCTATATTGTGGCtccgtttgcttcgctgaaaaaataagtaaaaacactgttccggctgatttgttgtgagagaaaaatattgtttcggctgaaaaaacaatctgaaaagtacggattataagataagcgaacaggaCCTTTGTGTTTAGTCCGAGGACGGAAAAGGCGTTAAGCGGTACCTAGGTGGACCTATTGTCTAGGCACACCTAGGTGATTTACGGACGTTCTATATAAATATGTATATTACTCTAAATAAAGGAAGAAGCATGAGACTGTAGACCTAaagttagggtgtgtttggttgagctgtggctgtggaaaaaagctgctgtgggttgtgagctgtgggaaagctgctgtgggctgcgagctatagaaaagctgaaagctgtttggttaaacaagtataaaatataccttctatctttatctctcttgaaacaactatgaaaaagctttttatgccaccaatttcgaaaagcagaaagccaaaagccaaaagcagggtcaaaccagctttcaaaaatgtactacgaaaaagcagctgcttctgaaaaagcagctcctttggttgggcttttagttttttgggctaaaagctaaagccaaaagcccaaccaaacgcacCCTTAGACCATAAAAAAGCACAAACCACCTCATTTACCCCACCTCATACATTCGCCTCCACGCATTTGGGTACGGCTCTCGAGCTTTGCTTTCTCCTTGTCTCGTCCCTTTCTTTTCTGTAGTCACCCACCGCCTCCCTTCCATCTTCACCGTAGCTAGCCTCCTCCCAGCTGCACTGTAACGCCTCAGCCCGGGAAGACGactaagatccactctacacatTGAATGGATCACGTttgctaattaactctcttacgctttcgtcctcgcttcgtgcaAAAGATTCGAACCGGAGTTTATTCTATCCCAGGCTCAGACTTTTAAGTTGGTTCGGCACCTCCTCTGCTTCTGATGTGGGACTAAATTCCCGTAAATGTTCAGGATcgactctcttggccacgtccataTTCCTAGCTCCCCGGGCCAAGTGTCATGCTCTTGCAGAACATGCATAACATGTCCAAGCTCCCGAGCCATACGTCCGTAAAACCTCGAGAGTTTGCTCtgaataccatttgtaacgccccagCTCGGGAAGACGGCAAGATCCACTCTACACATTGAATGGCCcacacctgctaattaactctctcACGCTTTCGGCCTCACTTCGTGCAAACTAAATTCCCGTAGCTACAGTATTCTGTGATGCTACAGTAGCTCGTATCACCCTGTCGCTATAGTCTCGTCCATTCGACCCAGCCCACCAAACTGGCCCAACTTGGCCCATTTAGTGGGGTCTCACATGCGCCCACTGCTCTATCCATAGCACCGGACTTTGCTGCCCGGCGTTTACACCTGCAAGCATGTAACATCCTCAAAATATTAGGGGCCTAAGTAAGGTAATTACAAAATTAATTTTTGCTTGATTATACTTCCAAAGCATTTCAACATCTCGCTAAGTTTTTTTAAATCATGCATGACATATTTTGTTCATATGCAAGCTTACAGTGAAATTTTGTTAAGATGAAAGTTTCCAAAACTCTTAGTAGTGTTTCCATAAAGTCAAAAGTGTTACATACTTACTGATCACCGTTTTGAATGCACATTGCACACCTCCTTGGCTTCGTACTctttagaaaaggaaaaaaacctCATGGGCTAAAACATTGGCTATTTTGCCCTATCTATTTCACTTATATTCCTTCCCATGCTAAAATCATTTGTTCCGTTTAAGCTCACTCGGCTTAGTATATCGTGGCCTTCATCTTCAACCTCCTGCATGCATGATTACTGTTTGTTCATATATTGATGTTATTGCCATGTGGGCAAATTAAGGCCGTGCATCGCTTCTCAAGTTCCTCTCTCTCACTGTTTGCTCATCTGAGCGTGTTGTTCCTTGCGTGCCACGGTGCTTAGAGCTAGTCAGGGTGGGCACTTTTAAACCGTCAACTGAAAACCGAACCAAACCGAGTTGAACCGAACCGAAATGTCaatttttttagttttagtttcaatTTCAGTTTTGACATTTGATAACTTCGGCTATTGGCTTCGACTTTGGTTTTATGCACCAACCAAACCGAGGAGCCGAAGACATTGAACACGCATACACCTATTCTCAATTGACAAGCCTAAAGGCCCAAAGCACCCCActcactcactctctctctcaaCCTTATCCCCTCCGGCTCTGAGTGGGGGCGACGTAGTAGTGGGTAGACCACCGAGTGGGGGCGGCACCACTGAGCAGCGAGCGGAGGCCACGGACTGAGCAGCAACGCGGCGAGCGAGGGCACGGTGGGTGTGGGCGGTGCAGCTGCAGAGTCATGCGTGCGAGCTCTACCGGGTAACATGGAGTTTGAACAATGAGCAGCAGGGGAAGTGGCAAGATGGAGAAACATGGCGCCATGGCGAGCAGGAGACACTTCGGTTGAAACCGAACATCGAACCGTTGTAACTAAGGTCGAAATCATTGGTTTCTATTTCTTTCTGCAACCGATTGGTTCCACCATTTGTTGAATCCGAATTTTATTAAAATCGAACCTAACTGTTGGATCCAACTGAATGCCCAGCCTGAAGAGCTAGGCTTAAGCAGTACCCGTAGCTGCACAGTGTCCCGAGCCTACATCCAAGTCAAACTTACCACGTTCGTAAAAATATTGATGCATTTATCCACTATGTGCCTTCACGAGCAACCCTTGTGCCACGGTCTCCCTTACTTTATTCACTTTCTTGGACTTGGTCCTCCTTGAGTTACTGTCTTCCATTGCTATAATAATTGTGCCTTGGGATAACCTTTTTTTGTTGGCCATTTGCATCCTTGAGAGACCAATTCTATGTGCAAAGATGGCCTAAGTCAGGGAGAGACCTCTATCTTCTCCGTGGCTAGCATCATTGTAGACTCCTTCTCTGTTGAGCCGCACGATTTATTTGTTGCGCATTAGACACAGCCGTGTACTAATCAAGTCTCTGATGCTTCGGTTGTTCAGCTTGTAGATAATTCCTTCATAGTGGTTCATCTGTTTCACCTGTTCCTATTTCTTTGTTGTCTGATCATCACATGCTTTCAAAAACATCAAACATCCATGAGACCCTAGTGAACTTTAGCTTAGAGTCCTAGCTATGCTCTTGCCAACGCTATGAGCATTTGTTGTTGCCTATGTCATATGTGCATGCTTTTGTAACAGCACCGCCTTGCTTCCTTGTATCTCTTCCACTATGCTctacacacttgcacatcttgatctaagtgTATGATTTGTTTATCCatggatccaagtgtttgacttagcaatacgACACAATTCAAGTATGCCTTACGATCATCTTGTGCCCACGAACTCCAATAATTATTTAGAAATAGAATGTTGAGGCTATGGCTTTTTTTTTGTGAATAAGAGGCTATGGCCTTTGGTGAGGATACATACACTATTAGGAGATTTGAGAGTACTATTTGAGTAACTTAAGCTTTTTTATTtacaaaatttataaaaaaactcTGAAAGATCATACCAAGCAAAGGATGGGAGAACAAGCACTCTATCTAGCCATTGTCTTTCAACCGCTCATgacaaggtgaaagctataagccCCATAATGACTAAGTTAATATGGATGGGTATTTAAATGCCAACTTATTCAATTCGAAAGATAGACTCTTGATTTGTACGCAAGTACTTTGAGGGGTTAACATTGTAGTAACTTCTGATCCACTGTTCCTAAGTCTTCGTTTTTACTCGGGACAAGCAAAGGGGAAATTTGGAGAGTTTGTTGGTGGTCTCTAGTGATCAATCCGACCATCAACATGTCAACAAAGTGAAGGTATAATCAACATCATAGTAGTATTTCATTTTTCAAATAATGTGGTTCCCCTTTGTACTCGGAGAATATTTGAATGCAACAACAAACTTGTGAAAACGTCAGCAGATGGTTACAGCAATGCGATGTCTCATAGCGGTATTGCTCCCATCAATTGTACCCTCCCGTGTTTAGAGTGTCGCAAACTGACATGACGCATGTTTTGTGTAAAAATATAGGAGCATTACGGTGCAACAACATTTTCTCCAGTGTGGCAATTCATTTTAGTTTGTGTTTCAGAAGAAATAGAACACATGTTTCATATGAGCAGGGTATCTATTGTAAAAGTATGATTTAAAACAACACATGTTTCAATCGATAAACATTTTGTTTCATGTcaatatatgtttgcaacataattTAGAGAAGTTGCAACATTCAGAAATTAGATTATAGATGTATATCTTACGTGCTGTGTTAAACAAGGATTAGTTGTCACCACCACCATCTCACCACTGCCCATCGCAATACGAGAGCTCAACGCAACTTGATGCCCCTCGAGCCCTTTTAGGGTAAGTACATTGGTGTTGTCTCATAGACGGTCTCATGTAGTACCACATGATTTTAAGACGACTTACTAGATAATATATATAGACAATATATATACAAAGATTGTCTTTTAAGTTATCTCATAGCAACTCA is from Miscanthus floridulus cultivar M001 chromosome 7, ASM1932011v1, whole genome shotgun sequence and encodes:
- the LOC136467495 gene encoding protein NRT1/ PTR FAMILY 7.2-like isoform X1, coding for MSANDGDMKMRAIVGEGGEVSAPTPKQDKCCEYTLDGSVDFKGRPAVKGKSGGWLAGALILVNQGLATLAFFGVNVNLVLFLTRVLGQSNGDAANNVSKWTGTVYMFSLIGAFLSDSYWGRYKTCAIFQAIFVLGLALLSVSSHLYLIRPDGCGMEHAPCGPHSGEELGIFYIALYMIAFGNGGYQPNIATLGADQFDEDDPAEAHYKVSFFSYFYLALNLGSLFSNTFLSYLEDKGSWELGFWASAAAAATALLLFLSGTLRYRCFQPGGNPIGRICQVAIAACRNWKAGASTGVVCLYEGDEKADAAGGRKLLHTQGFSFLDRAAHADTDSKLGARDPWKLCTVPQVEEVKTILRLLPIWLCTILYSVVFTQMASLFVVQGAAMRRTTPFSGFSVPPSSMSAFDILTVATTIFLYGRAICPFLARLTGRPAGPTELQRMGLGLVVGALAMATAGTVEHFRKARAAAAMSSDLHIMWQVPQYALIGVSEVMMYVGQLEFFNGQMPDGLKSFGSALCMMSMSLGNYFSDVIVSAVTRLTTTQGRSGWIPADLNEGHLDKFYFLLAVLAVADFAVYLVCASRYGSGKVDGRSSDDEEEGAAGQVSPPAYA
- the LOC136467495 gene encoding protein NRT1/ PTR FAMILY 7.2-like isoform X2; amino-acid sequence: MKMRAIVGEGGEVSAPTPKQDKCCEYTLDGSVDFKGRPAVKGKSGGWLAGALILVNQGLATLAFFGVNVNLVLFLTRVLGQSNGDAANNVSKWTGTVYMFSLIGAFLSDSYWGRYKTCAIFQAIFVLGLALLSVSSHLYLIRPDGCGMEHAPCGPHSGEELGIFYIALYMIAFGNGGYQPNIATLGADQFDEDDPAEAHYKVSFFSYFYLALNLGSLFSNTFLSYLEDKGSWELGFWASAAAAATALLLFLSGTLRYRCFQPGGNPIGRICQVAIAACRNWKAGASTGVVCLYEGDEKADAAGGRKLLHTQGFSFLDRAAHADTDSKLGARDPWKLCTVPQVEEVKTILRLLPIWLCTILYSVVFTQMASLFVVQGAAMRRTTPFSGFSVPPSSMSAFDILTVATTIFLYGRAICPFLARLTGRPAGPTELQRMGLGLVVGALAMATAGTVEHFRKARAAAAMSSDLHIMWQVPQYALIGVSEVMMYVGQLEFFNGQMPDGLKSFGSALCMMSMSLGNYFSDVIVSAVTRLTTTQGRSGWIPADLNEGHLDKFYFLLAVLAVADFAVYLVCASRYGSGKVDGRSSDDEEEGAAGQVSPPAYA